The following are from one region of the Amycolatopsis sp. QT-25 genome:
- a CDS encoding ABC transporter ATP-binding protein, translating into MTSLIRLERVGKRYGRGEPVLVDVDLDVPAGRVVGVLGSNGSGKSTLLRILAALSRQTSGAVVGSPRVGYLPDRFPAGQRMSARAYLRHMARIDGLADLSVIDPLLDRMALVGGPDAPLRTLSKGNAQKVGLAQAVLAEPELLILDEPWSGLDVEAHAVLGEIVAETKARGASVVFTDHRAAVVHAHADDVHRMDDGLLTRVERGTKAASATRIVLHGPGGDWSAEPGVSQAETEGEKVVLTVEAGHTDAVLLHALNRGFSVQEVAPCSR; encoded by the coding sequence GTGACCTCGCTGATCCGGCTCGAACGAGTCGGGAAGCGCTACGGCCGCGGTGAACCCGTGCTCGTCGACGTCGATCTCGACGTTCCGGCGGGCCGCGTCGTCGGAGTTCTCGGCTCGAACGGTTCGGGAAAGTCGACGCTGCTCAGGATCCTCGCGGCCCTTTCCCGGCAGACCTCGGGTGCCGTCGTGGGCAGCCCGCGCGTCGGCTACCTGCCCGACCGGTTCCCGGCGGGCCAGCGGATGAGCGCCAGGGCGTACCTGCGGCACATGGCCCGCATCGACGGACTTGCCGACTTGTCGGTGATCGACCCGCTGCTGGACCGGATGGCGCTGGTCGGCGGACCGGACGCGCCGTTGCGGACCCTGTCGAAGGGCAACGCCCAGAAGGTCGGCCTCGCCCAGGCCGTCCTGGCCGAGCCGGAATTGCTGATCCTCGACGAGCCCTGGTCCGGCCTCGACGTCGAAGCCCATGCGGTGCTCGGCGAAATCGTCGCCGAGACCAAGGCGCGGGGCGCGAGCGTGGTCTTCACCGACCACCGCGCGGCCGTCGTGCACGCTCACGCCGACGACGTCCACCGGATGGACGACGGCCTGCTGACCCGCGTGGAAAGGGGAACGAAAGCCGCCAGCGCGACGAGGATCGTCCTGCACGGACCCGGTGGCGACTGGTCCGCGGAACCCGGCGTCAGCCAGGCCGAGACCGAGGGCGAGAAGGTCGTCCTGACGGTCGAAGCGGGACACACGGACGCCGTCCTGCTGCACGCGCTCAACCGCGGCTTCTCGGTACAGGAGGTGGCGCCGTGCTCGCGATGA